AGGCCACCAATAACCTCGGCGCCACGCTGGCCCGGCTCGGCAATACCGACGAGGCGATCCAGCTCTTCACCTCTGCGTTATCGCGGCACCCCGACAACGCAATGCTCCACGCCAATCTGGGAACGGTGTACTTGAAGGCCGGCGATCACGAGTCGGCAGAGCGATCATTCGCGTCTGCATTGCACCTCGATCCGAGCTGCAAGCCCGCTGAGGTGGGATTGGGACGGCTGCGCAGCAAAAAAGAGCGCGCGGGAGATGGTCTTCAGCCGTAGTCTGAGTCTTATTCGTGATCGATCGGCCACGGCCCGCATCGCAGAAACGCCCGCAGCGCCGCGACGCATCGCCGATCAAGTTGATGCGGCGTCATCTGGTCGAGCTGCCGCAGCGCCTCGTGCATCGTCATGCCCTGCCGATAGTGCCGCGTCTGCGTCAAGGCGTCGTAAATGTCCGCGACCGCCAGAATCCGCGCCTTGAGCGGAATCTGCTCACCCACCAGCTTGTCCGGATATCCCGAGCCGTCGAGCTTCTCGTGGTGCGCCGCCGCGATGAAGTCCAGCCCTTGCAGGTCGGCCATGAATTCGATCTTCGACAGAATCACGCGCGAGTGAACGGCGTGCCGCTTCATCTCCTCGAATTCATCCGTCGTCAGCTTGCCCGGCTTCGTCAGCACCGCCTCGCGAACGCCGATCTTGCCCACGTCATGCACCAGCCCGGCGATCCGCAGCCACTCCAGTTCCTCCGGCGGCAGACCGAACACCGTGCCGATGCCCATGGCGTAATTCGCCACGTTGACCGAGTGCACCGCTGTCAGCGGATCGCGCGCATCCAGCGCCGTCGAAAGCGACTCCACAAAGCTGTTGAACTGCCGGCGCTGCGCCTGATAGAGCCCCGCGTTCTCCAGCGAAATCGCCACCTGTACCGCGATGGCCTCCAACAGCGGCAGA
This genomic stretch from Planctomycetia bacterium harbors:
- a CDS encoding HD domain-containing protein encodes the protein MTLIESTVPVSGQRSGCGHERQERWLSVLMQVSRAIGSTRDSRALMRTIIEQVTWAFDADRSSLFLHDASKGELWTEVAEGLEHWPQQLRIAADHGLCGRVFATHLPVCVHDTHDEADFARAIACRTDYAPRSMLIVPILQGPTKCVGVLQVMDQRIGHFRQDDLPLLEAIAVQVAISLENAGLYQAQRRQFNSFVESLSTALDARDPLTAVHSVNVANYAMGIGTVFGLPPEELEWLRIAGLVHDVGKIGVREAVLTKPGKLTTDEFEEMKRHAVHSRVILSKIEFMADLQGLDFIAAAHHEKLDGSGYPDKLVGEQIPLKARILAVADIYDALTQTRHYRQGMTMHEALRQLDQMTPHQLDRRCVAALRAFLRCGPWPIDHE